A region from the Bactrocera dorsalis isolate Fly_Bdor chromosome 1, ASM2337382v1, whole genome shotgun sequence genome encodes:
- the LOC105225650 gene encoding chromodomain-helicase-DNA-binding protein 1 isoform X1 produces the protein MSQVHNESINSIGSEENDDNQEDPNASGSGSGSSSGSDSDSDSSTSSSNSSRRHSSPDRASHASDQSYDSDDNAQDGHTQQQAKKDVDNSGFPPTAAAAQEDTKTNGYSDDNDSESVSNSDSNSESNEDEDEENEGAEIKQNKSTHNLTNNTSATTVNTTTNTSTTDNNTSNATNDGEEDSQEGDTSFGDEDEVDHNNTAEGSESKTRTDNVATSNPNMVSQSTLAATTTLSKRSVEKMQHVEDDDDDDGEASDSGESVEKSSNSSAAESPTASSSSSSEDDEDDYQPKRSTRTARKPPIVTTAEKTAKKTIKKRKKQNWDSDESDESNADSDMSAPRRRKVNTKAGSTKVSQRRGKKSSYSSDESDDGEEDSKRFGTRRAAAAVSYKEASEDDKTDSEDLLEVEYDESQAAVAEEEEKCETIERILAKRQGRKGCTGNPTTIYAIEEHGVDPNDGVDENDLANTETQYLIKWKGWSYIHNTWESETTLREQKVKGMKKLDNFVKKEQDIDYWRRYAGPEDIDYFECQLELQNDLLKSYNNVDRIIARNEKPDGMSEYLCKWQSLPYAEATWEDGSLVQRKWQRCVEQYEEREISKCTPSRHCKVLKYRPKFYKIRDQPDFLSEGLTLRDYQMDGLNWLLHSWCKENSVILADEMGLGKTIQTICFLYSLFKVHHLYGPFLCVVPLSTMTAWQREFDLWAPDMNVVTYLGDVKSREMIRQYEWQFDGSKRLKFNCILTTYEIVLKDKLFLGTLQWAALLVDEAHRLKNDDSLLYKSLKEFETNHRLLITGTPLQNSLKELWALLHFIMPDRFVTWEEFELQHGNAADKGYTKLHQQLEPYILRRVKKDVEKSLPAKVEQILRVEMTLMQKQYYKWILTKNFDALRKGKKGSTSTFLNIVIELKKCCNHASLIRPSEFELIGLQQEEALQTLLKGSGKLVLLDKLLCRLKETGHRVLIFSQMVRMLDVLADYLQKRHFPFQRLDGSIKGEMRRQALDHFNAEGSQDFCFLLSTRAGGLGINLATADTVIIFDSDWNPQNDLQAQARAHRIGQKNQVNIYRLVTARSVEEQIVERAKQKMVLDHLVIQRMDTTGRTVLDKSGASSSNATPFNKDDLSAILKFGAEELFKDEQENDDELVCDIDEILRRAETRNEDPEMPGDDLLSAFKVASIATFEEEPSEATKDDDNMGGEEEDTKDWDDIIPEDFRKKVEDQERVKEMEDLYLPPRRKTAAANQDSNMSSKRGGKKGQPDESGADSDYELGSDVSGEDGRPKKRGRPTNKEKIPGFTDAEIRRFIKSYKKFPAPLERLEAIACDAELQEKPLAELKRIGEMLHDRCVQFLEEHKEDPPVLPKNPTDDTVAAKQRRTRATYSVKLGGVSFNAKTLLSCEEELKPLNDIVPSATSERYSWQLNIKTRPANFDTDWGVEEDSKLLCGIYQYGIGSWEQMKMDPSLKLTEKILFNDSRKPQAKHLQSRAEYLLKIIKKNVELKRGVQRKQRKPRKPREAKVSGTAGTNANVSLTPERKPRHISESHLGDDASQSAHEGAERKPRSRDSTSKTESVDHDATTTLAESTDIAAAATIKKKSKRSSTGKEGKTGGRTKKSSASEATANNKPMHFTANNEPRALEVLGDLDPNVFNECKEKMRPVKKALIALDRPDTSLSGQEQERHTRECLLSIGRQIDACLEAYKEPEKKEWRSNLWYFVSKFTEFDARKLFKLYKHTSKNAEEAGAGNGAAGGASAVNSTEKSAKANSQSPKKRPRSETLAQVENGTTAVSEKKKKKKDKEKDKAKEKDKARDKKEKLGVGPNADKSKRMPVIDPSLKRKRDENDVGGNASDSKGMSYKRQNMNVASRNRDRNDERKKQYTTDGVGSTNRGNSGMTPAGSGDRRSSMNSPSTQNNRSIHGGNPRMPPTVPGTPGNVAGSGNYNSTGGASDSRNMSSPYVDGNDRWGHGRDRYGNADYKRERYDNYSGRGSVGGGSYHRDHRDRDRDRRPDKRRYPPPHAPPPLPYAGYHMPANYYMGNGSLPPGAAPPHGPYRGDPRYASTGDWPRDSRMDFPPDYRRGDYERRPQS, from the exons GTACACAATGAATCCATCAATAGCATAGGATCGGAAGAAAATGACGACAACCAAGAAGATCCGAACGCCTCTGGAAGTGGCAGTGGCAGTTCTTCAGGATCTGATTCCGATTCAGATAGCTCAACATCATCTTCTAACTCAAGCAGAAGACATAGTTCGCCAGACCGCGCTTCGCATGCCAGTGACCAAAGTTATGACAGCGATGATAATGCCCAAGATGGGCATACCcaacaacaagcaaaaaaaGATGTCGATAATTCTGGCTTTCCGCCAACGGCAGCAGCAGCTCAAGAGGATACCAAAACCAATGGTTACTCAGATGACAACGATTCGGAGAGCGTTTCGAATTCCGACTCTAATTCAGAAAGCAATGAAGACGAAGATGAGGAAAATGAAGGTgcagaaattaaacaaaataagtcCACACACAATCTTACCAACAACACATCGGCAACAACAGTTAATACCACTACAAACACATCAACAACAGACAACAATACCTCAAATGCAACAAACGACGGCGAAGAAGACTCGCAAGAAGGAGACACAAGCTTTGGAGACGAGGATGAGGTCGACCACAATAACACAGCCGAAGGTAGCGAGAGCAAAACTAGAACCGACAATGTGGCAACATCGAACCCAAATATGGTATCCCAGTCAACCCTAGCAGCCACCACAACATTATCCAAACGCAGTGTTGAAAAAATGCAACATGTAGAagacgatgatgatgacgacGGCGAAGCATCGGACTCTGGAGAATCTGTCGAAAAGAGTTCTAACTCGTCAGCTGCAGAGTCACCAACTGCCAGCAGTAGCAGTAGCAGCGAAGACGATGAAGACGACTACCAGCCAAAACGAAGTACGCGCACTGCTAGAAAACCACCAATTGTAACAACAGCAGAGAAGACCGCTaagaaaacgataaaaaaacggaaaaaacaaaa TTGGGACTCAGACGAGAGTGATGAAAGCAATGCGGACAGCGATATGTCAGCGCCACGCCGACGAAAAGTGAACACAAAGGCGGGCAGTACCAAGGTATCACAGCGTCGTGGGAAAAAATCTTCCTATTCCAGCGATGAAAGTGATGATGGTGAGGAAGATAGCAAAAG GTTTGGAACGCGACGAGCTGCAGCCGCGGTTAGCTACAAAGAAGCTTCAGAAGATGATAAAACAGACTCGGAAGATCTCTTAGAAGTCGAATATGATGAGAGTCAAGCGGCGGTTGCAGAAGAAGAGGAGAAATGTGAAACAATAGAGCGTATCTTAGCGAAGCGTCAAGGTCGAAAAGGTTGTACAGGAAACCCAACCACAATTTATGCCATAGAGGAGCATGGCGTCGATCCTAATGACGGTGTCGATGAGAACGATTTAGCAAATACTGAAACGCAGTATTTGATCAAATGGAAGGGTTGGTCATACATACACAACACTTGGGAGTCAGAAACTACGCTACGCGAACAAAAAGTTAAAGGCATGAAGAAACTtgataattttgtgaaaaaggaACAAGATATTGATTATTGGCGTCGGTATGCTGGCCCCGAAGATATTGATTACTTTGAATGCCaattagaattacaaaacgATTTGCTCAAATCTTACAATAATGTAGATCGTATCATAGCGCGTAACGAAAAGCCAGATGGCATGTCTGAATACCTATGTAAATGGCAATCGTTACCATATGCTGAGGCAACTTGGGAAGATGGTTCATTAGTTCAACGCAAATGGCAACGATGTGTAGAACAATATGAGGAGCGAGAAATATCCAAATGCACACCATCACGCCACTGTAAGGTGCTGAAGTATCGAccaaaattctacaaaataCGCGATCAACCCGACTTTCTAAGCGAAGGCTTAACCTTGCGGGATTATCAAATGGATGGTCTCAATTGGTTACTACATTCGTGGTGCAAAGAGAATTCCGTTATACTTGCCGACGAAATGGGTCTTGGTAAAACCATACAAACCATTTGTTTTCTTTACTCATTATTTAAAGTGCATCACTTATATGGGCCATTTTTGTGTGTCGTGCCGCTAAGTACTATGACAGCGTGGCAGCGCGAATTTGATCTCTGGGCACCCGATATGAATGTCGTGACATATTTGGGTGATGTAAAATCGCGTGAAATGATACGCCAATATGAATGGCAATTCGATGGTTCGAAAAGACTGAAATTCAACTGCATTCTTACAACATATGAGATTGTGCTGAAG GATAAATTATTCCTAGGTACCTTGCAATGGGCCGCTTTACTAGTTGACGAAGCTCACCGCTTGAAAAATGATGATTCTTTGTTGTATAAATCTCTCAAGGAGTTCGAAACGAATCATCGTTTGTTAATCACTGGTACACCCCTACAAAATTCACTAAAAGAACTATGGGCCTTGCTTCACTTCATTATGCCCGATCGATTTGTTACTTGGGAAGAGTTCGAATTGCAGCATGGAAATGCTGCCGATAAGGGTTATACAAAACTGCATCAACAACTTGAACCGTACATATTACGGCGAGTGAAGAAAGACGTCGAAAAATCATTGCCAGCGAAGGTAGAACAAATATTAAGAGTCGAAATGACATTAATGCAAAAGCAATACTACAAATGGATTTTGACGAAAAACTTTGACGCTTTACGCAAAGGCAAAAAGGGCTCCACCTCTACGTTCTTGAATATTGTAATCGAATTAAAGAAGTGTTGCAATCACGCTTCGCTCATTCGGCCATCAGAATTCGAATTGATAGGTCTACAACAGGAGGAAGCACTACAAACCTTGCTAAAAGGTTCCGGAAAATTGGTACTTCTTGATAAGTTATTGTGCCGCCTGAAAGAGACCGGCCATCGAGTGTTAATCTTTTCGCAGATGGTGCGCATGCTGGACGTGCTAGCTGATTATCTGCAAAAACGACATTTTCCTTTTCAACGCCTTGATGGCAGCATAAAAGGTGAAATGCGACGTCAAGCTTTAGACCACTTTAATGCCGAAGGTAGTCAGGACTTTTGTTTCCTGTTGTCCACGCGCGCTGGTGGCTTGGGTATCAATTTAGCAACGGCCGATACAGTTATCATCTTTGATTCCGATTGGAATCCACAAAATGATTTACAAGCACAAGCGCGTGCACATCGAATTGGTCAAAAAAATCAAGTGAATATATATCGTTTGGTGACAGCGCGTTCAGTTGAGGAGCAAATCGTGGAACGAGCGAAACAGAAAATGGTACTTGATCATCTTGTTATACAGCGTATGGACACTACAGGTCGTACTGTTTTGGACAAAAGTGGTGCGAGCTCATCCAATGCTACACCATTTAATAAAGATGATTTGTcagcaattttaaaatttggtgCCGAAGAGTTATTTAAAGATGAACAGGAGAATGACGATGAGCTAGTTTGCGATATTGATGAAATCTTACGGCGTGCCGAAACGCGAAATGAAGACCCTGAAATGCCGGGCGATGATTTGTTATCTGCGTTTAAAGTTGCTAGTATCGCTACATTTGAGGAGGAACCCAGTGAAGCGACTAAAGACGACGATAATATGGGTGGCGAGGAGGAAGATACCAAAGATTGGGATGATATAATACCGGAGGATTTCAGGAAGAAAGTCGAAGATCAAGAACGCGTTAAAGAAATGGAAGATCTGTATTTACCTCCACGAAGAAAGACTGCTGCAGCAAACCAG GATTCCAATATGTCATCTAAACGCGGTGGAAAGAAGGGTCAACCGGATGAGTCAGGTGCGGACTCAGATTATGAACTTGGTTCGGATGTTAGTGGGGAAGACGGTCGTCCAAAGAAACGTGGTCGGCCTAcgaataaagagaaaatacctGGATTTACCGATGCTGAAATCAGGCGTTTTATCAAGTCATATAAGAAATTCCCCGCCCCACTTGAACGTCTAGAAGCGATCGCATGTGATGCTGAGCTGCAAGAGAAACCGTTGGCAGAATTAAAAAGGATCGGCGAGATGCTACATGATCGATGCGTGCAATTTCTTGAAGAACACAAGGAGGACCCTCCAGTATTGCCCAAAAATCCAACAGATGACACTGTCGCTGCAAAACAAAGACGCACCCGTGCCACATATTCCGTTAAGCTGGGTGGTGTCTCGTTTAACGCCAAAACGTTATTATCATGCGaagaagaactgaagccgctcaatGATATCGTACCAAGTGCGACGAGTGAACGCTACAGTTGGCAACTGAACATTAAAACTAGACCTGCGAATTTCGACACGGACTGGGGCGTCGAAGAAGATTCTAAGTTATTATGCGGCATTTATCAGTATGGTATAGGCTCATGGGAGCAGATGAAAATGGATCCAAGTTTAAAACTGACTGAAAAAATTCTATTCAATGATTCTCGTAAGCCACAAGCGAAGCATTTGCAATCGAGAGCGGAAtacttgttaaaaattattaaaaagaatgTTGAACTAAAAAGGGGGGTACAACGCAAACAACGTAAACCGCGTAAGCCACGAGAAGCTAAAGTCAGCGGTACTGCCGGCACTAATGCAAATGTCTCCCTCACACCCGAACGTAAGCCAAGACACATATCCGAGTCCCACCTTGGAGACGATGCATCGCAGTCAGCACACGAAGGAGCAGAACGTAAACCACGCTCACGTGATAGTACTTCCAAAACTGAAAGCGTTGACCATGACGCAACTACAACTCTTGCAGAGTCTACAGATATTGCTGCAGCTGCAACTATAAAAAAGAAATCCAAACGCAGTTCTACAGGAAAAGAAGGTAAAACTGGTGGCCGCACAAAAAAATCAAGTGCATCCGAAGCAACGGCGAACAACAAACCCATGCATTTTACAGCGAACAATGAACCACGTGCGCTCGAAGTACTCGGTGATCTTGATCCCAACGTGTTTAACGAATGCAAAGAAAAAATGCGACCTGTGAAGAAAGCTCTAATTGCTCTCGACCGACCAGATACTAGTCTCTCCGGTCAGGAACAAGAGCGACACACCCGCGAATGTCTGTTATCCATCGGCCGTCAAATCGATGCTTGCTTAGAAGCTTACAAGGAACCCGAAAAGAAAGAATGGCGGAGTAATTTATGGTATTTTGTGTCGAAATTTACTGAATTTGATGCGAGAAAACTATTCAAgttgtacaaacatacatcaAAGAATGCCGAGGAGGCAGGAGCAGGTAATGGTGCTGCTGGTGGTGCGAGCGCTGTGAATTCAACTGAGAAAAGTGCCAAAGCGAATTCTCAATCGCCCAAAAAACGCCCACGCAGTGAAACTTTAGCTCAAGTTGAAAACGGCACCACGGCGGTTAgtgagaaaaagaagaagaagaaagacaAAGAGAAAGATAAAGCTAAAGAGAAGGACAAGGCACGTGATAAGAAGGAGAAACTTGGCGTTGGCCCAAATGCGGATAAATCGAAGCGCATGCCTGTAATAGATCCATCGTTGAAGAGAAAGCGGGATGAAAACGATGTAGGCGGAAATGCTAGCGATAGCAAGGGAATGTCGTACaaacgtcaaaatatgaacgTTGCTAGTAG aaATCGCGATCGCAATGATGAACGGAAAAAACAGTACACCACTGATGGCGTTGGTTCTACAAATCGTGGCAACAGTGGTATGACACCTGCTGGTAGTGGCGATCGACGCAGTTCCATGAACTCGCCTTCAACGCAAAATAATCGTAGTATACACGGTGGTAATCCAAGAATGCCGCCTACTGTGCCAGGAACCCCAGGTAATGTAGCTGGCAGTGGCAACTATAACTCTACTGGTGGGGCATCCGACTCACGTAATATGTCTTCTCCTTATGTAGATGGCAATGATCGTTGGGGCCATGGTCGTGATCG ttacgGCAACGCAGATTACAAACGAGAGCGTTACGATAACTATAGTGGCCGTGGCAGCGTAGGCGGTGGTAGTTATCACCGTGATCATCGCGACCGTGATAGAGATCGAAGACCTGATAAAAGACG aTATCCCCCTCCTCATGCACCTCCTCCCCTGCCATATGCTGGTTATCACATGCCTGCCAACTATTACATGGGCAACGGTAGTTTGCCACCGGGTGCAGCACCACCACATGGCCCATATCGGGGTGACCCGCGCTATGCATCTACTGGCGATTGGCCACGGGACAGTCGTATGGATTTTCCTCCCGATTATCGTAGAGGTGACTACGAACGGCGTCCGCAATCATAA